From one Orcinus orca chromosome 10, mOrcOrc1.1, whole genome shotgun sequence genomic stretch:
- the LOC101286782 gene encoding glutathione peroxidase 6 yields the protein MLLCDWRAHLQTGPCQGLKRSRDPWGPEARLQLLVPAMIPQFWAYCLFSLFLVGFAQPTPKQQQMKMDCYKGVTGTICEYGALTLNGEEYIQFKQYAGKHVLFVNVATYUGLAAQYPELNALQEELKPFGVVVLGFPCNQFGKQEPAKNSEILLGLK from the exons ATGCTGCTCTGCGATTGGAGGGCGCATCTTCAAACTGGTCCCTGCCAGGGGCTCAAAAGGAGCCGAGATCCCTGGGGACCTGAGGCTCGCCTACAACTCCTAGTTCCAGCCATGATCCCGCAGTTCTGGGCCTACTGTCTTTTCTCACTGTTCCTGGTCGGCTTCGCTCAGCCGACCCCGAAGCAGCAACAGATGAAG ATGGATTGCTATAAGGGGGTGACAGGCACCATCTGTGAGTATGGAGCCCTCACCCTCAATGGCGAGGAGTATATCCAGTTCAAGCAGTATGCGGGCAAGCACGTCCTCTTTGTCAATGTGGCCACCTATTGAGGCTTGGCAGCTCAGTATCCTG AACTGAATGCACTACAGGAGGAGCTGAAGCCTTTTGGTGTAGTTGTGTTGGGCTTTCCCTGCAACCAATTTGGAAAACAAGAACCAGCAAAAAACTCAGAGATCCTTTTGGGGCTCAAGTAA